From Oryza brachyantha chromosome 9, ObraRS2, whole genome shotgun sequence, a single genomic window includes:
- the LOC102716347 gene encoding ABC transporter G family member 1-like, with protein MASGQHHPTVPRWKPSPPRAAHGREADEEAPFDAVSDLSASVRSTDGFPFGSGRSSFAPPPFLPARQASLEISVEENGAVPRERSLRRPDQGVVLAWEDLWVSAAGGKGGRVPILCGLNGYARPGEVLAIMGPSGCGKSTLLDALAGRLGSSVSQKGDILINGRRQALAFGTSAYVTQDDVLMNTLTVREAVRYSAQLQLPSGMTAAAKRERAEETLREMGLEGAADTRIGGWAHKGISGGQRRRVSICIEILTRPALLFLDEPTSGLDSAASYHVVSRIARMARREGMTVVAAVHQPSTEVFGVFHGLCLLAYGRTVFFGPAADTNQFFAMSGFPCPSLMNPSDHFLRTINKDFDKDIEEGMDGKKMTTAEAIDTLVNSYKSSVHLEKVTRHIQDIRATGGAVVKKEERPSFLTQTWVLTKRSFVNMYRDLGYYWLRFAIYIALCLCVGTIYYNVGHSYGSIQARGSMLMFVAAFLTFMAIGGFPSFVEDMKIFGRERLNGHYGVGSFVIANTLSATPYLALISVAPGAIGYYLTGLQSSADHFAYFAVVLFTTMMVVEGLMMIVASAVPDFLMGIITGAGIQGVMMLNGGFFRLPNDLPNPVWKYPMYYIAFHKYANQGFYKNEFLGLTFPSNQPGSGTITGHEILRDYWQVQLGYSKWVDLAVLGGMVVLYRVLFFVIVKLIEKMKPMVQRLRFRSDAPSVHIAENGSASSP; from the exons ATGGCGTCCGGGCAGCACCACCCCACCGTGCCGAGGTGGAAGCCGAGCCCGCCGCGGGCGGCGCACGGCCGcgaggccgacgaggaggcgccGTTCGACGCCGTCTCGGACCTCAGCGCCTCCGTGCGCAGCACGGACGGCTTCCCCTTCGGCAGCGGGCGGTCGTcgttcgcgccgccgccgttcctGCCGGCGAGGCAGGCCTCGCTGGAGATCAGCGTGGAGGAGAACGGCGCCGTCCCCCGAGAGCGGTCGCTGCGCCGGCCGGACCAGGGCGTCGTCCTCGCGTGGGAGGACCTCTGGgtgtccgccgccggcgggaagGGCGGCCGCGTGCCCATCCTCTGCGGGCTCAACGGCTACGCGCGCCCCGGCGAGGTCCTCGCCATCATGGGACCCTCCGGCTGCGGCAAGTCCACACTTCTTGATGCGTTGGCAG GAAGGTTAGGTTCCAGTGTGAGCCAGAAGGGAGACATCCTGATCAATGGCCGGAGGCAGGCGCTGGCGTTCGGCACGTCG GCGTACGTGACGCAGGACGACGTGCTGATGAACACGCTGACGGTGCGGGAGGCGGTGCGCTACTCggcgcagctgcagctgccgaGCGggatgacggcggcggcgaagcgggAGCGCGCGGAGGAGACGCTGCGGGAGATGGGGCTGGAGGGCGCGGCCGACACGCGCATCGGCGGGTGGGCGCACAAGGGGATCAGCGGCGGGCAGCGCCGCCGGGTGAGCATCTGCATAGAGATCCTCACCCGCCCGGCGCTGCTGTTCCTCGACGAGCCCACCAGCGGCCTCGACAGCGCCGCCTCCTACCACGTCGTCAGCCGGATCGCCCGCATGGCGCGCCGCGAGGGCAtgaccgtcgtcgccgccgtgcaccAGCCCAGCACCGAGGTGTTCGGCGTCTTCCACGGCCTCTGCCTCCTCGCCTACGGCAGGACCGTCTTCTTCGGCCCAGCCGCCGACACCAACCAG TTTTTTGCTATGAGCGGGTTCCCTTGTCCATCACTGATGAACCCTTCAGACCACTTCCTGAGGACTATCAACAAGGATTTTGACAAG GATATCGAGGAAGGCATGGACGGGAAGAAGATGACGACTGCTGAAGCAATCGACACGCTCGTCAACTCCTACAAATCCTCCGTCCACTTGGAGAAAGTGACGCGTCACATCCAAGACATACGCGCCACC GGAGGGGCAGTggtgaaaaaggaagagaggcCGAGCTTTCTGACGCAGACATGGGTGCTCACGAAGAGGTCGTTCGTGAACATGTACAGGGACCTGGGCTACTACTGGCTGCGATTTGCCATTTACATCGCGCTGTGCCTCTGCGTCGGCACCATCTACTACAACGTCGGCCACAGCTACGGATCCATCCAG GCTCGTGGCTCGATGCTGATGTTCGTCGCTGCGTTCCTGACATTCATGGCCATCGGAGGCTTCCCATCTTTCGTCGAGGACATGAAG ATATTTGGGAGGGAGAGGCTGAACGGGCACTACGGCGTGGGGTCGTTCGTGATCGCGAACACGCTGTCGGCGACGCCGTACCTGGCGCTCATCTCCGTGGCGCCCGGCGCGATCGGCTACTACCTGACGGGGCTCCAGAGCAGCGCCGACCACTTCGCCTACTTCGCGGTGGTGCTCTTCACGACGATGATGGTGGTGGAGGGCCTGATGATGATCGTGGCCAGCGCCGTGCCGGACTTCCTCATGGGCATCATCACCGGCGCCGGCATCCAGGGCGTCATGATGCTCAACGGAGGCTTCTTCCGCCTCCCCAACGACCTGCCCAACCCGGTGTGGAAGTACCCCATGTACTACATCGCCTTCCACAAGTACGCCAACCAGGGCTTCTACAAGAACGAGTTCCTGGGCCTCACCTTCCCCAGCAACCAGCCCGGCAGCGGCACCATCACCGGCCACGAAATCCTCAGGGACTACTGGCAGGTGCAGCTCGGGTACAGCAAGTGGGTCGACCTCGCCGTCCTCGGCGGGATGGTCGTGCTCTACAGGGTGCTCTTCTTCGTCATCGTCAAGCTCATCGAGAAGATGAAGCCCATGGTGCAGAGGCTCAGGTTCAGGAGCGACGCGCCGTCGGTGCACATCGCCGAGAATGGCTCCGCGTCAAGCCCTTGA
- the LOC102716625 gene encoding LOW QUALITY PROTEIN: ABC transporter G family member 1-like (The sequence of the model RefSeq protein was modified relative to this genomic sequence to represent the inferred CDS: deleted 2 bases in 1 codon), whose translation MASEQEPAAVLRWTPSPRRRQDDEADDHHRGAFDMVSDLGGCMRGTEGFPFGSGRSFAPPPFLTAPEAEPPSLEISVGMNSDVALVARDQVTSLRQPDQGAVLAWEDLWVSTAGGNRRRVPILCGLNGYARPGEVLAIMGPSGCGKSTLLDALAGRLGSSMIQKGDVLINGRRQELAFGTSAYVTQDDVLMSTLTVREAVHYSAQLQLPSAMTPAAKRERAEETLREMGLDGAADTLIGGRWAHRGVSGGQRRRVSICTEILTRPALLFLDEPTSGLDSAASYHVVSRISRMARREGMAVVAAVHQPSTEVFGLFHGLCLLAYGKTVFFGPAADTNQFFSMSGFPCPSLMNPSDHFLRTINKDFDKDIEEGMDGKIMTTTQAIDTLVSSYKSSFHWEKVMHRIEQIRANEGQLVKKEGGQPTFLTQSWVLTKRSFVNMYRDLGYYWLRLAIYVSLCLCVGTIYYDVGHTYGSIQARGSMLMFVAAFLTFMAIGGFPSFVEDMKIFGRERLNGHYGVASFVVANTLSSTPYLALISVVPGAIAYYLTGLRSSGEHFGYFAAVLFTTMMVVEGLMMTVASAVPDFLMGIITGAGIQGVMMLNGGFFRLPDDLPKPVWRYPMYYVAFHKYANQGLYKNEFLGLTFPSSDQAGGAATITGGEILRDYWQVQLGYSKWVDLAILIGMVVLYRMLFFVIVKLVEKMKPMVQRLRLRRDMPFGEGYH comes from the exons ATGGCGTCCGAGCAGgagcccgccgccgtgctgagGTGGACGCCGAgtccgcggcggcgtcagGACGACGAGGCTGATGATCATCACAGGGGGGCATTCGACATGGTCTCCGACCTCGGCGGCTGCATGCGCGGCACCGAGGGCTTTCCCTTCGGCAGCGGGCGCTcgttcgcgccgccgccgttcctgacggcgccggaggcggagCCGCCCTCGCTGGAGATAAGCGTGGGGATGAACAGCGACGTTGCCTTGGTCGCCCGGGACCAGGTGACGTCTTTGCGCCAGCCAGACCAGGGCGCCGTCCTCGCGTGGGAGGACCTCTGGGtgtccaccgccggcggcaaTCGCCGCCGCGTTCCCATCCTCTGCGGCCTCAACGGCTACGCGCGCCCCGGCGAGGTCCTCGCCATCATGGGCCCGTCCGGCTGTGGCAAGTCCACTCTTCTCGACGCCCTAGCAG GAAGGTTAGGTTCTAGCATGATCCAGAAGGGAGACGTCCTGATCAATGGCCGGAGGCAGGAGCTGGCGTTCGGCACGTCG GCGTACGTGACGCAGGATGACGTGCTGATGAGCACGCTGACGGTGCGGGAGGCGGTGCACTACTCggcgcagctgcagctgccgaGCGCgatgacgccggcggcgaagcgggAGCGCGCGGAGGAGACGCTGCGGGAGATGGGGctggacggcgcggcggacaCGCTCATCGGCGGCCGGTGGGCGCACCGGGGGGTCAGCGGCGGGCAGCGCCGCCGGGTGAGCATCTGCACGGAGATCCTCACCCGCCCGGCGCTGCTGTTCCTCGACGAGCCCACCAGCGGCCTCGACAGCGCCGCCTCCTACCACGTCGTCAGCCGGATCTCCCGCATGGCTCGCCGCGAGGGcatggccgtcgtcgccgccgtgcaccAGCCCAGCACCGAGGTGTTCGGCCTCTTCCACGGCCTCTGCCTCCTCGCGTACGGAAAGACCGTCTTCTTCGGCCCCGCCGCTGACACCAACCAG TTTTTCTCTATGAGCGGGTTCCCTTGTCCGTCACTGATGAACCCTTCTGACCACTTCCTGAGAACCATCAACAAGGACTTTGACAAG GATATCGAGGAAGGCATGGACGGGAAGATTATGACAACAACTCAGGCAATCGACACCCTAGTCAGCTCATACAAATCTTCCTTTCATTGGGAGAAAGTGATGCATCGGATCGAACAAATACGCGCCAAT GAAGGGCAGCTGGTGAAGAAGGAAGGGGGGCAGCCGACCTTCCTGACGCAGTCCTGGGTGCTCACCAAGAGGTCCTTCGTCAACATGTACAGGGACCTGGGCTACTACTGGCTGCGTCTCGCCATCTACGTCTCCCTGTGCCTCTGCGTCGGCACCATCTACTACGACGTCGGTCATACCTACGGATCCATCCAG GCCCGTGGCTCCATGCTCATGTTCGTCGCTGCCTTCCTCACCTTCATGGCCATCGGAGGCTTCCCCTCTTTCGTTGAGGACATGAAG ATATTTGGGAGGGAGAGGCTCAATGGTCACTACGGCGTGGCGTCGTTCGTGGTCGCGAACACGCTGTCGTCTACACCGTACCTAGCTCTCATCTCCGTCGTGCCAGGCGCGATAGCCTACTACCTGACCGGCCTCCGGAGCAGCGGCGAGCACTTCGGCTACTTCGCGGCGGTGCTCTTCACGACGATGATGGTGGTGGAGGGCCTGATGATGACCGTGGCCAGCGCCGTGCCGGACTTCCTCATGGGCATCATCACCGGCGCCGGCATCCAGGGCGTCATGATGCTCAACGGCGGCTTCTTCCGCCTCCCCGACGACCTGCCCAAGCCGGTGTGGCGGTACCCCATGTACTACGTCGCCTTCCACAAGTACGCCAACCAGGGGCTCTACAAGAACGAGTTCTTGGGGCTCACCTTCCCCAGCAGCGAccaggccggcggcgccgccacgatcaccggcggcgagatccTGAGGGACTACTGGCAGGTGCAGCTCGGGTACAGCAAGTGGGTCGACCTCGCCATCCTCATCGGAATGGTCGTGCTCTATAGGATGCTCTTCTTTGTCATCGTCAAGCTCGTCGAGAAGATGAAGCCCATGGTGCAA AGGCTCAGGTTAAGGAGGGACATGCCTTTCGGTGAAGGTTATCACTGA
- the LOC102699805 gene encoding EG45-like domain containing protein — MTTMPKVTSVVMAAVVGMAMVSLAAGISGTATFYTPPYIPSACYGNQEQGTMIAAASDVFWNGGAACGRRYAVTCTGATNQGVPQPCTGRSVTVKIVDYCPSGCQGTIDLSQEAFAIIANPDAGKIKIDYRQV; from the exons ATGACGACGATGCCTAAGGTGACTTCGGTTGTCATGGCAGCCGTGGTCGGCATGGCGATGGTGTCGCTGGCCGCTGGGATCTCTGGCACCGCGACTTTCTACACGCCTCCttacatac CGTCGGCGTGCTACGGGAACCAGGAGCAGGGGACGATgatcgcggcggcgagcgacgtGTTCTGGAACGGCGGGGCGGCGTGCGGGAGGCGGTACGCGGTGACGTGCACGGGCGCCACCAACCAGGGCGTGCCGCAGCCGTGCACCGGCCGGAGCGTCACCGTCAAGATCGTCGACTACTGCCCCTCCGGCTGCCAGGGCACCATCGACCTCTCCCAGGAGGCCTTCGCCATCATCGCCAACCCGGACGCCGGCAAGATCAAGATCGACTACCGCCA GGTGTAA